TAGTGCTCCTTTCCGTAGGAGTCCCTGCACTTGAAGCTGCTCATGAAATCCACTATAGTCTTGGCCACATGCCCTCTGTAGAAGTAGTCTCTGGCGGCCTCCAGGCCTGCAACCCTCCCCCTCCTTCTTCCCCTCCTCTCCGCCTCAATTAGCCCTTTCAGGGTATGGGCCAATGGAGGATTTCTGAGTATCGTGCCCACCTCGGGGGTCTTCCCATTTGGCAGGTATATCTCGGCCGAGGTAGGCCACTCTGTTTTAAATCTCTCCTCACACCTCGATATTGCCCTTGAGAGGCCGAGATATACCGGAAACCCCTCCTCAGCCATCTCAACCGCAGGCTTTATGACCTCCTCTAGGCTGAGGGTTCCAAACTCTTTCATTAGTAGGATCCAAGCGTCGAGGGCTCCAGGGACGACGGCCGGGAGAAACCCATCCCCGGGGATAAGCTCATATCCCTCTTTCCTGAACCAGTCGATGGTCGCAGCCTTTGGAGCGGGTCCCTGGCCATTCACAGCTAGAACCTCATCGCCATCCGCCCAGTATATGAGGATTGATGCCTCCCCAGCAGGGCCCGCGAGGTGGGGCTCCAGCACAGTCTGGCAGAACCATATGGCTGCCCCTGCGTCAATCATGTTGCCTCCACGCCTCAGGATCTGGAGGCCAACCTCTGAGGCGAGGTAGTGGGTGGAAGCGACCACCCCATGGGTACCCATTATCAAAGGCCTAGTAGTGAACTCTTCAGACATATCATCTGTAATAGATTTTTTTAAAATTAAAATATTAAAAACCTTCTAGGAACATCTCTCTTCTCCTCCTAAAAGACCCTGTATATATAATTGGACTGGTCAAATCAAGATGTTTTGGCCTTCTTAACGATAAAGAAGTTTTCTCCAAAATCTAAAATGTTTATAGATGTTCCTTAAGTTTCAATACTGCGTTTATGAGGTCCGTGGGCTCTACTCCTAGGATCTGGGCTCCAGAATCCCTGTAGAACCTCTCAACCGCCTTGGAGACTGGCTCCCTCTCAAGTTCTAGTCCTATGAGCCTCTCTTCAAGCCTCTCCACAGCCTCCCTCGGCACGGCGAAGAAGTCACCTCTTATATTGATGCTTAATATCTTACTTCCCTTAATCTCTGCCCTAATCCTTATCAGCTTTTTAGCCTTATAGTCTATCTCCATAACCCTGACGTCCCCAGCTATCTTCACTGCTCTCCCCTCCCCCGCCTGGGGAGACTCCATGTAAAGCCACTCCTTTGAAGTGTGCCTGGGCTTCACCTCTTCTTCGAAGATCCTCCACTCTATGGTTGTGGGCTCACCTCTAAGAAGCCTCAAACCAAGAATCTCTTGGAAGGCGTCGCAGTAGACCCTCTTCACCTCCTCAGCCGAAGGGGCGTAACCCAACTCCCTCCTTAGAGAGGTGACCCAATCCCTCATGCTCTTGGCAATCTTGTCCCTGAACTTCTCATCAGGAACCCTTAGAACCGAGGCCATCGCATCATAGTCGAGGTCTAGGATGATATTCCCGACCAGGATTAACACAGACTCGTGGAGCCCGGCCCCGTTCCCAGATATTTTTCTATCTCCAACCACCACATCGTTTATAGGTTTAAAGCTGGCATCGACCCCCAATCTCCTGTAGGTTTCAACCGTAACCATCAACAATCTCCTGAACATCTCCTCTATATTTCTAGGAACCACTGGGCTGTCCCTAGCCACGATCTGATAGAATACCTGGTTAGAATCTAGATATGTGGCCCCTCCTCCCTGGCTGCGCCTTATCACTGGAAGGCCCATCTTTTGGCAGAAATCTAGATCTATCTCCCTCTCCAGATCCTGATGGTATCCAACACAGACATAGGGGCTGGCCGGTTGAAGGAGGATAAGCGTATTTCCAACCAGCCCCCTGTTAAGGGCCTCTGCTACAGCCTCATAGAATGCCTGAGCCACCAGCGGCTCGGCTAGGCCAAGGTCTAATAGCCTCCAAGCCTCCAACCTGAGATCACTTGTTCAGATTAAACCTTATGGATCTCCTTCTCCCGCCTCAGCCAGCTCTCCAACGTAGCTCTATCCGAGCCCTTTATCAGGTTTTTAAGCTCGTTCTCCAGATCGGTCGGCTCGATAACTGCGACCCACCCCCTCCCATAGGGATCTTCATTTATTAAGGAGGGCTTCTTCAAGACCTCCTCATTAATCTCGACGATCTTCCCGGTCACAGGCGCCTTAAGAGGTCCAACCCATTTCCCGCTCTCGATCGTTCCAAGGGTCTTACCCTCCTGAACCATGCTGCCAACCCTCCTCGTGTTTATCTTCAACAGCTTCCCAGCTGCTGACTGCGCCCAATCATTATACCCTACTCTGACCCTTCCATCCTCAATCCTAGCCCACATATGCTCCCTATGATAGAACAAGTCCTCAGGAAACTCATTCCCATCTATCCTCACCATAAAGGACTCCCCATATAATATATCTACCCATTTTTAAAACATTATCACAATTGAGCCTAGCTCTGAAAAGTTTAAATCTAATCCCATCAAGATATTCGACGAAGGGTCCGTAGCTCAGCAAGGTAGAGCGTCAGCCTCTTAAGCTGAGGGTCGAGGGTTCGAATCCCTCCGGACCCGCCAAGAATTCTAGGAGATTTCAGTGGAGTATAAAAATACAAAAAGGAAAATTAAATACATTAAAATTAAAGATATTACGGTAAAGTGGAATTCGAGAGATGAGTGTTTGGATAACTATCGTCTTTGAAGATTTTTGAAGGCTTGGAGATCTTTAAAGATTATTAAGTAAGGATGAACCTAGCTCCCTAACCAGGGAGACAGCGTATTCGAAGTCGCCCTTCTTGCTTCTATGATTTGTTATCGCGGCCCTTAGGGTGTATTTTCCTTTTATAATCGTATCACTGAACATCCAGAAGCTCACGGCATTTATCTTTTGAGCTATCATCTTGTTAAGTCTCTCTAATGTTTCTTCTGAGAGCCCTCCAGGGTTATATCTGAAGCATACCACGTTACTAGTTACTGGTGCAGTAAGCTCCAATTCATCAATCTCATCTATGAGCTTAGCCAGATACTTAGCTTGGTCGAGGTTCTTCTGTATAAGTTGGCTGAACCTCCTACGCCCATAAGCTATGAGAAGCATATAGGCCTTGAGGCTTCGAAACTCCCTGCTCAATGGTAAGGCTAGATTGTGAGGGTTACTGAGAGGATCTCCCTCAGCTTTCTCAACGTCGAATCCTGATCTGAGATACTGCGCCTCATGACCATATACAAAGGTGGCATAGTGGGATAATCTATCCTTTACCAGTGCGCACCCGATTCCATATGGCATATACATCCACTTGTGAAGGTCTACTGCTATGGAGTCAGCCCTTTCCATACCGTCAGCTAAATGTCTGTGGCTTTTACTGAGTTTTACCCAAGCTCCGAATGCCCCATCCACGTGGAACCACATATCCTCCCTTGAAGCCAATTCCGCTAGAGCGTTGAAGTCGTCGAATGCACCGGTATCAACCGTACCAGCGTTACCGATGATGCAGAATGGGTGGTAACCTGCTTTTCTATCCTCTTCGATAGCTTCCGCAAGCTTGGATACTCTGATTCGACACCTATCATCTGTAGGGATCCACCTAAGGTTCTCATTCCCGATGCCTAGGAGTTCCACGCTTCTTTCGAGAGAGTGGTGTCCCCCATCGCTTACGTATAGGGTCATCTTATCTGTAACGCTCTGCATGCCTTTTGTCTTTATATCCACCCTCGCTTTCGAGTTTCTGGCAACGGCCAATGCGGTGAAGTTAGCTTCTGAGCCTCCACTTACGATGACTCCTCCGGCTTCCTTAGGATAATCGAGCATCTCCTTGATCCATTCTATGACCTGCCTGTGGACTATTCCCGCGGATGTAAGAGCCTCTACATTCGAGTTCACACCTCCCCGGAGCATCTCAACTAACATACCGTAAGGAGAACCCGTTCCGACAACCGCACCCCAGAACCTTGGCCTAATGTTATTATTCACGAGGTAGGGCAGAATACTCCTCTTGAAGACATTATAAGCCTCTTCTTCGCCTAATCCCTCCTCAGATAATGGGGTGCATATATCCATGATAGCGTTTTGATCCGGGAAACTCGAAGGGTTTTCAGAGGCTCTCCGCTGGTAATCTATCATATCATCAAGCATCTTTGTGCAAATCTTCTAAAATCTTCCCAATCCTCAGGATCCATGCTTAAGTCATCAAAATACATCCAAATCCGCTCCAAAAATATCTCAAGATTAACTTAAATATAAGGAGACTGAGCCTTACGCTCAAAAACCTCACACAGCTTGAAATCCCTAGGTCTGGTCAGATGCTTCTCCCTCACGAAATTATGGCCCTTTAATCGTCTAATCCTCTTATCCCTCTCTCTATGGAGCTGCTCCCGCGTCTTTGTAGGCTTCTCTGAACAACTATTCTGAGTAATATATTAATTTTTGTTTATGCAGTTTTTAAATAGTCATAAATTCTTCAAACTTTTAATACACCATAACATTCCTAAATATTTAATTTCATATTATAAACTTTTTAATCTTTAAGGTTTTATTCACATGACTCAGCCTAAGGGAATTACCTGAACTGGGAGGGGAAACCATCATATAGTTCTCCATGTTATCCCTCTTGAGTGGATATGCTCAGCGATTCAGAAGAGGAGGTTTTGAAGGAGATATCCATCATAGAGGCCTGGAGCCACGTGGAGTATCTCTCAACCCTTGATAAGACCTCGGGCACAGAGGGGGAATTGAAGGCCCACGAGTATGTTAGGGAGAGGCTTAGAGAGTATGGCGTCCCCTTCAAAACTTACGAGTTCGACTCCCTGATAAGCCATCCCAGGGAGGCCTCCCTTAGGGTCATCTCCCCATCCATCATAGATGTTGAGTGCATAACCCACTCCTTTTCAGGAGAGACCCCTGAGGGAGGCTTGGAGGCGGACCTGATACATGTCCAGGTCCCTCCTGGAACTCTCCACGGAGGTTTGGAGGGTCTAGTGGAAGAGTATGAGAGGGCGGGAGCTAGGGGTAAAGCCGTGGTCGTCTGGGGTGTGGCTAGCCCCTCCACGGTATGGGCTGCTCAGCTCTCAGGGGCCATTGCCCAGATCAACATAAGCGGAGAGGACATACTTCATGAGATGATAGTCACTTCGGTTTGGGGGACCCCTACCCCCGAGTCCGCTGCCAGGATTCCTAGAATACCTGTGGTCTCGATAAAGAGGACGGATGGAGAGCGCTTACTCCAGCTGCTGAAAGGGGGTGATGTTCGGGTTAGGCTTATGACGAGGGTTGACACTAGGTGGAGGAGGATCCCGATAACGGTCGCGGAGATCTCTGGTTTTGAGGAGCCTGAGAGTTTTATGCTTGTCCACGGCCACATGGATTCATGGTACCTAGGAGCCACAGACAACTGCACTGGCAACGCAGCCTGCCTAGAGCTTGCTAGGGTTCTGTGGAGGCATAGGAATAGGCTCAGGAGAGGTGTTAGGATTGCCTGGTGGTCAGGCCACTCAACGGGCAGATACTCGGCCTCCACATGGTACGCCGACAACCATTTCGAAGACCTTGATGAGAACTGCTTTCTAACAATGAATGTAGACTCTCCGGGGGTCATGGGGGCCTCAAAGGTTAGTGGAGGAGGCCTAATGGGCACCCTCCGCTTCGTGGAAGAGATCCTTAAGGACTCGGTTAAGGTTGAGGGGGTCGAGGTCAGATCCTACGCGATGAGGGCCGGAGACCAGTCTTTCTACGGGATAGGCATTCCCTCAATAGCTGTGGGTGCATCCATACCGGAAGGGAGTCCTCTACGAGGTGCCTGGATAGGCGGGAGCGGAGGGGGCTGGTGGTGGCACAGCGTCTACGACACCATAGACAAGGCGGATAGGGAGAACCTCCACAGGGACCTGAGGATGATCACCCTAGCCGTCTTCAGGTCCGTCAACCTTCCAATCCTCCCATTCGACTTCTCCACGGTCGCTGAGGAGTATGAGAGGGCGATCGCGGAGATCCAGACCAGAGCAGCATCTGGTACCTTTAACCTACTCTCCCTCTTGGATAGGGTGAGGGAGCTAAAAGCGCATGCTGAGAGGTTGAAGGAGGCCGTCAGCCAACTCGGCGAGGCTGAGAGAGAAGTGGCAAGAGAGGTCAATAGGTATTTGATGAGGGCCTCGAGGCTTCTAACCTCAACTCTATACACATATAAGGGAAGATATGATCAGGATCCAGCCTACGGCATACCAGTCCTCCCATCGCTGAGGGAGGCGGAGAAACTTTCAATCCTTGATCAAGAGAGCAGCGAGGCCAGGTTCCTGAAGACGATGTTGGTGAGGAACATGAACATGGTTAGAGATAGGCTCAAAGAGGCTATTGAAGCCTTAGATGAGGCATTTAAAAAGGCCAGTCAGGTTGAAAAAGAAAGAATGGGGTTATAAGAGCTAGTCTCTGAAGGCTGGGGGAACTGGGACCGTCTTCCAGACCCTTATGAACTCTGAGAGGAAATTGACCCTCTCCTCGAACCTCTTCCTCGCCTCCTCCACATCCGCCGTCCTGGGGTCGTTTGTTCCGTAGATCCCGCTGGATGTGAAGTCGTCTGTATCCGGCTCCATGCAGGCAGCCCTGACCTGGCTCACGAGCTCGTAATCCGGACGGCTTGGATCCATGAACTCCATGAGCTTCGGATCCGTCTTAAGAGTCGGCTTCCATCCATCCAGTCTCCACATCTCGACAAGCTCGGGGAAGAGGAGGAGGGCCGATGAGGTCTCTGTGGGGCCTGAGTGGACATCCCAGTAGCGCTTCTGCCTCTCCGCTATCCTCTTGGCCAGCTCGGTATCGCTCGGGCCTGTGGGGGCTGCCACCATGACCTTGCTATACCTCTTGCAAAGCTGAACCGCGAGGTTCATGATGTTCGTGTTCCCCCCATGGGCGTTCACGAGGAGGAACCTCTTGACGCCATGCTGGGCCAGGCTCTCTATGGTGTCTATGAGTATGGAGAGCAGGGTCTCCTCACTGAAGGTTATGGTGCCCTTGAAGCCCATGTGATGGGGCGAGTATCCAGGCCAGCATGGGTGGACACAGACGCTGTTTGTCCTCTTAGCCACCTCATGGATCAGAGCTCTGACATATAGTGAGTCCATCCCGAGCGGTAAGTGGGGGCCGTGCTGCTCTATCGAACCTATCCCTATTATCACGACGGGCTCAGGCTCGTTCTCTAGCCAGTCCTCGAAGTCCGGCTTGGTGAGCTCTTGTATCCAGAACCTCTTTAGCTTCCCCTTCTCGGACAAGGTCTCAACCCTTTGAATACATCCTAATTAGGTATATCAAGCTATTGAAACAATGAATCTCCGATTCCACCCTTCCCCAGATAGGTCAGTTATAATTCGGTTCTAAAGGAGTTTACTGAGGATACACATCGAAAGATATCTCAAGAAGCCCCTTCGAGGGCCTATATCTGACCCTCACCACCCTAATACATCCTATCTCCCCAGTAGATCTAGTATGCTTCTCCTTACATGCATTCACATTCCAGTCTTTTATATAGAGGATCCTCAACCTCTTGATGGAGGAAGGTACAGGGAAAAGGTCGTAGATGGCCTCTCCAAACCTCTCCTCAGCCTCAGCCCTATCAATCTCCAGCTCCTCCACTGGAGCATCCTCCCTGATCTTCCTGTTAGCCTCCTCTTCAACAAGAGCCATCTCATCATCTGTCGGCTTCCTGTCGAACTGGACGGTCAGCCTGCCGTGAGCCTTATCAACATGAACTCCAGCTGTCCACTTTGCTCCGAGAACCCTTTGTACCGCACCTTTCAAGACATGGAGGGCTGTATGGGTTCTCACCTCTATGGACATGGGAATCACTTTGGCATAATGCCTCGTATTGGGAGGTTGAATGCGATCCTTGCGGATTCGACATCTTTCTTCAACCTTAAGGAGGCCTCCATAGCTTCGGTGATCTCGCTGTCGGTTATATCTACCTGTGGGTTTGAACCGATCACGATCTTGGCTGGGAATGCCTTTCGTTCAATGTATATGAGATCGTCTCTGATCTTCTCGAGGTACAATAACTGTCCATAAGTGATATTCATACAGGGGTCACTTATAGCTAATCCTCTTGCCCTTATCGAGTATATTAAGGCTTCAACAATTTCTATCAATGAATCCGTCGCTCCATTTATCTGTGACCATTGTTCTCGATGCCCAGTGTCTAGAGTTGTGGTAAATTTGAGCTGCCTAGATAGTTGAATCAAGTCTTTGTGTAGTACATCCACAAGAAAGAAACTCATCTCGCTCTTCTCAAGAGTGCTGTTGAGGATGCCAATCGATTCGCTTAGGAACTCTCTAGCCTGAAGAAGCACCTCTCCTAAAGTGTTCAACCTGTCTCTAGACAAACCCTGATAAGCGTAAATCCAGTAAACATTCGAGAAAACTAGAAAAGCCGCGATCGTTAAGGAAATGTAAGCAAGGTTTATCCTTAAGCCAAAAAGACTGACTTTCCCTGACTTTCTTTTCACTGGCTCCTCAATTCCCCTAATAAAGGATAAGGTAACCTCCCCGAACTCCGAGAGACGATATCTGCCATCTATTCCCTTCGAGACGAGTCCCTTTAGATTCTCTAAATGGTAGTTGAGGAAACCTGTCTCAACGCCC
This is a stretch of genomic DNA from Candidatus Bathyarchaeota archaeon. It encodes these proteins:
- a CDS encoding creatininase family protein: MSEKGKLKRFWIQELTKPDFEDWLENEPEPVVIIGIGSIEQHGPHLPLGMDSLYVRALIHEVAKRTNSVCVHPCWPGYSPHHMGFKGTITFSEETLLSILIDTIESLAQHGVKRFLLVNAHGGNTNIMNLAVQLCKRYSKVMVAAPTGPSDTELAKRIAERQKRYWDVHSGPTETSSALLLFPELVEMWRLDGWKPTLKTDPKLMEFMDPSRPDYELVSQVRAACMEPDTDDFTSSGIYGTNDPRTADVEEARKRFEERVNFLSEFIRVWKTVPVPPAFRD
- a CDS encoding winged helix-turn-helix transcriptional regulator, with amino-acid sequence MDFEEDIYTSVFSALKHPVRRKILRMLYEAPATYTEILNRLGVETGFLNYHLENLKGLVSKGIDGRYRLSEFGEVTLSFIRGIEEPVKRKSGKVSLFGLRINLAYISLTIAAFLVFSNVYWIYAYQGLSRDRLNTLGEVLLQAREFLSESIGILNSTLEKSEMSFFLVDVLHKDLIQLSRQLKFTTTLDTGHREQWSQINGATDSLIEIVEALIYSIRARGLAISDPCMNITYGQLLYLEKIRDDLIYIERKAFPAKIVIGSNPQVDITDSEITEAMEASLRLKKDVESARIAFNLPIRGIMPK
- a CDS encoding M28 family peptidase; its protein translation is MLSDSEEEVLKEISIIEAWSHVEYLSTLDKTSGTEGELKAHEYVRERLREYGVPFKTYEFDSLISHPREASLRVISPSIIDVECITHSFSGETPEGGLEADLIHVQVPPGTLHGGLEGLVEEYERAGARGKAVVVWGVASPSTVWAAQLSGAIAQINISGEDILHEMIVTSVWGTPTPESAARIPRIPVVSIKRTDGERLLQLLKGGDVRVRLMTRVDTRWRRIPITVAEISGFEEPESFMLVHGHMDSWYLGATDNCTGNAACLELARVLWRHRNRLRRGVRIAWWSGHSTGRYSASTWYADNHFEDLDENCFLTMNVDSPGVMGASKVSGGGLMGTLRFVEEILKDSVKVEGVEVRSYAMRAGDQSFYGIGIPSIAVGASIPEGSPLRGAWIGGSGGGWWWHSVYDTIDKADRENLHRDLRMITLAVFRSVNLPILPFDFSTVAEEYERAIAEIQTRAASGTFNLLSLLDRVRELKAHAERLKEAVSQLGEAEREVAREVNRYLMRASRLLTSTLYTYKGRYDQDPAYGIPVLPSLREAEKLSILDQESSEARFLKTMLVRNMNMVRDRLKEAIEALDEAFKKASQVEKERMGL
- a CDS encoding alanyl-tRNA editing protein, with amino-acid sequence MSIEVRTHTALHVLKGAVQRVLGAKWTAGVHVDKAHGRLTVQFDRKPTDDEMALVEEEANRKIREDAPVEELEIDRAEAEERFGEAIYDLFPVPSSIKRLRILYIKDWNVNACKEKHTRSTGEIGCIRVVRVRYRPSKGLLEISFDVYPQ
- a CDS encoding glycine cleavage system protein H, coding for MVRIDGNEFPEDLFYHREHMWARIEDGRVRVGYNDWAQSAAGKLLKINTRRVGSMVQEGKTLGTIESGKWVGPLKAPVTGKIVEINEEVLKKPSLINEDPYGRGWVAVIEPTDLENELKNLIKGSDRATLESWLRREKEIHKV
- a CDS encoding aminotransferase class V-fold PLP-dependent enzyme, with translation MLDDMIDYQRRASENPSSFPDQNAIMDICTPLSEEGLGEEEAYNVFKRSILPYLVNNNIRPRFWGAVVGTGSPYGMLVEMLRGGVNSNVEALTSAGIVHRQVIEWIKEMLDYPKEAGGVIVSGGSEANFTALAVARNSKARVDIKTKGMQSVTDKMTLYVSDGGHHSLERSVELLGIGNENLRWIPTDDRCRIRVSKLAEAIEEDRKAGYHPFCIIGNAGTVDTGAFDDFNALAELASREDMWFHVDGAFGAWVKLSKSHRHLADGMERADSIAVDLHKWMYMPYGIGCALVKDRLSHYATFVYGHEAQYLRSGFDVEKAEGDPLSNPHNLALPLSREFRSLKAYMLLIAYGRRRFSQLIQKNLDQAKYLAKLIDEIDELELTAPVTSNVVCFRYNPGGLSEETLERLNKMIAQKINAVSFWMFSDTIIKGKYTLRAAITNHRSKKGDFEYAVSLVRELGSSLLNNL